In a genomic window of Henningerozyma blattae CBS 6284 chromosome 9, complete genome:
- the TBLA0I00110 gene encoding uncharacterized protein (similar to Saccharomyces cerevisiae YMR315W; ancestral locus Anc_3.0), with translation MSPILNVGVVGTGIFAKDRHLPSFQEMPEEFKVVAAFNRTKAKALTFGKLADIPESKVYDTIDDLMRDPEVTFVDSLVPVQNNVTNVKKAIEHKKPILLEKPIAATMQQARELVNLSESTDLPIGIAENWLYLNCIDVAKEHLKSIGPIVAFTHNSTGPFFSSNKYLVTSWRQNPEHIGGFLSDGGVHQLALVTAILGEIDSVSALTTQVREASGTDDVVFSTVKMDSGVIGTFSYGSAFGSTDKSVFLKIYGKNGNILIDLCSKKELIVKVTVGSGGEVSPIITTINLPQDDSFGVNDEFLNFRQSVIKKDKKLFKGQPKAAFHHLACVDAFLKSSAKNGTNVKVEKY, from the coding sequence ATGTCTCCTATTTTAAACGTCGGGGTTGTTGGTACTGGTATCTTTGCCAAGGATAGGCATTTACCATCTTTCCAAGAAATGCCTGAAGAATTTAAGGTTGTCGCTGCTTTCAATAGAACTAAGGCAAAGGCTTTAACCTTCGGTAAATTGGCTGATATCCCCGAATCCAAGGTCTATGATACTATTGATGATCTTATGAGAGATCCTGAAGTTACTTTTGTTGATTCTCTAGTTCCAGTTCAAAATAATGTTACAAACGTTAAAAAAGCTATCGAACATAAAAAACCAATCTTATTGGAAAAGCCAATTGCAGCCACCATGCAACAAGCGAGAGAATTAGTAAATTTATCTGAATCTACTGATTTGCCTATCGGTATTGCTGAAAATTGGTTATATTTAAACTGTATTGATGTTGCCAAGGAACATTTAAAGTCAATTGGTCCAATCGTTGCTTTTACTCATAACTCCACAGGTCCATTTTTCAGTTcgaataaatatttagtCACTTCTTGGAGACAAAACCCAGAACATATTGGTGGGTTTTTATCTGATGGTGGTGTTCATCAATTAGCTTTAGTTACAGCCATTTTGGGTGAAATTGATTCTGTCTCTGCATTGACTACTCAAGTCCGTGAAGCTTCGGGTACCGATGATGTTGTTTTCTCCACTGTTAAAATGGATTCAGGTGTTATTGGTACTTTCTCCTATGGTTCTGCCTTTGGTTCTACTGATAAATCTGTTTTCTTAAAGATTTACGGTAAAAAtggtaatattttgatCGATCTATGCAGCAAAAAGGAATTGATCGTTAAAGTCACTGTTGGTTCTGGTGGTGAAGTCTCTCCAATTATTACAACTATAAACTTACCACAAGATGATTCCTTTGGTGTCAATGATGAATTCTTAAATTTCCGTCAATCCGTTATTAAGAAAgataagaaattatttaaaggtCAACCAAAGGCTGCTTTCCATCATTTAGCTTGTGTTGATGcctttttaaaatcttccGCAAAGAACGGTACCAATGttaaagttgaaaaatattag
- the DCP1 gene encoding Dcp1p (similar to Saccharomyces cerevisiae DCP1 (YOL149W); ancestral locus Anc_3.1) → MTNTDTSSQMTMEFYRKALNFNVIGRYDPKIKQLLFHTPHASIYKWDFTTDEWNKLECQGVLAIYLRDIASSPNDMLPTLIDDSTDTMLNSTNNGTTNNSITTSNINKEKDTSSNMNPTVLTGKDIYNYGLIVLNRINPDNFSLGIVPNSVINKRKLFEAEEDSKNPLEKMGVEVKDDLVIIKNLKHEVYGIWIHTVPDRQNIYELIKYLLENDPKESFA, encoded by the coding sequence ATGACAAATACTGATACGTCATCACAAATGACTATGGAATTCTATAGAAAAGCTTTGAATTTCAATGTCATTGGAAGATACGATcctaaaataaaacaactGTTGTTTCACACACCACATGCCTCCATCTATAAATGGGATTTTACCACAGATGAATGGAATAAGCTAGAATGCCAAGGTGTATTGGCAATTTACCTACGTGATATTGCAAGCTCTCCAAATGATATGCTACCCACTTTAATTGATGATTCAACGGATACAATGTTGAATAGTACTAACAACGGTActacaaataatagtattactacttccaatattaataaagaaaaggatacttcttcaaatatgaATCCAACAGTTTTGACTGGTAAGGATATTTATAACTATGGACTCATAGTTTTAAACAGAATTAATCcagataatttttctttgggAATTGTACCGAATAGTGTTATAAATAAGAGAAAGTTATTTGAAGCGGAAGAAGATTCGAAAAATCCATTAGAAAAAATGGGTGTTGAAGTAAAAGATGATttggttattattaaaaatttaaaacacGAAGTTTATGGGATTTGGATTCATACTGTACCTGATAGACAAAACATttatgaattaattaaatatttattggaAAACGATCCAAAGGAATCCTTTGCAtga